In a genomic window of Pseudomonas oryzihabitans:
- the cydB gene encoding cytochrome d ubiquinol oxidase subunit II, with the protein MNGIPGIDLPLIWAIIIIFGLMMYVVMDGFDLGIGILFPFVKGKEDRDVMMNTVAPIWDGNETWLVLGGAGLYGAFPLAYSVILPALYLPLIFMLIGLIFRGVAFEFRFKVHEGKEALWDKSFIFGSLLASFCQGVALGAFIEGFPVENRQYVGGPLDWLTPFSVFCGLGVIAAYALLGSTWLIMKTEGPLQATMRRLTKPLLFLLLAFTVVVSIWTPLTHAAISHRWFSLPNLFWFLPVPILVGVVTLALLRAILREDSHHAPFLLTLALIFLGYSGLGISLWPNIIPPGVSIWEASSPPQSQLFLLIGTLFIIPITLMYTFWGYYVFRGKVRAGEGYH; encoded by the coding sequence ATGAACGGCATCCCTGGCATCGACCTCCCGCTGATCTGGGCGATCATCATCATCTTCGGCCTCATGATGTACGTGGTCATGGACGGCTTCGACCTGGGCATCGGCATCCTCTTCCCCTTCGTCAAGGGCAAGGAAGATCGTGACGTCATGATGAACACCGTGGCACCCATCTGGGACGGCAACGAGACCTGGCTGGTGCTCGGCGGGGCGGGGCTGTACGGCGCCTTCCCGCTGGCCTACTCGGTGATCCTGCCGGCGCTCTACCTGCCGCTGATCTTCATGCTGATCGGCCTGATCTTCCGCGGCGTGGCCTTCGAGTTCCGCTTCAAGGTCCACGAAGGCAAGGAAGCCCTGTGGGACAAGTCCTTCATCTTCGGCTCGCTGCTGGCCAGCTTCTGCCAGGGCGTGGCCCTGGGCGCCTTCATCGAGGGCTTCCCGGTGGAGAATCGCCAGTACGTCGGTGGCCCGCTGGACTGGCTAACGCCCTTCTCGGTGTTCTGCGGCCTGGGCGTGATCGCCGCCTATGCGCTGCTGGGCAGCACCTGGCTGATCATGAAGACCGAGGGCCCGCTGCAGGCCACCATGCGCCGCCTGACCAAGCCGCTGCTGTTCCTGCTGCTGGCCTTCACCGTGGTGGTGAGCATCTGGACACCGCTGACCCACGCGGCCATCTCCCATCGCTGGTTCAGCCTGCCCAATTTGTTCTGGTTCCTGCCGGTGCCCATCCTGGTGGGCGTGGTGACCCTGGCCCTGCTACGCGCCATCCTGCGCGAAGACTCGCACCATGCGCCCTTCCTGCTGACGCTGGCGCTGATCTTCCTCGGCTATAGCGGTCTGGGCATCAGCCTCTGGCCGAACATCATCCCGCCGGGCGTTTCCATCTGGGAGGCCTCGTCACCGCCGCAGAGCCAGCTGTTCCTGCTCATCGGCACCCTGTTCATCATCCCGATCACCCTGATGTACACCTTCTGGGGCTACTACGTGTTCCGCGGCAAGGTACGCGCGGGTGAGGGCTACCACTGA
- a CDS encoding DUF2474 domain-containing protein, translating into MAGRSREPNPADSKPLWQRLAWMAGIWACSLVALGVVAWVLRLVLTAAGLKSH; encoded by the coding sequence ATGGCCGGCCGCTCGCGCGAACCCAACCCCGCCGACAGCAAGCCACTCTGGCAGCGGCTGGCCTGGATGGCCGGTATCTGGGCCTGCAGCCTGGTCGCCCTCGGCGTGGTGGCCTGGGTGCTGCGGTTGGTGCTGACGGCGGCTGGGCTCAAGTCGCATTGA
- a CDS encoding proline iminopeptidase-family hydrolase, with protein MQVHEGYADFQGHQTWYRVTGDLASGRLPLVVAHGGPGCTHDYVDSFKDLAAQGWPVVHYDQLGNGRSTHLRGIDPGFWTVALFLDELNNLLRHLGITEYVLLGQSWGGMLAAEHGVRQPAGLRGLIIANSPASMALWRAAAAELRAKLPPEVQATLDRHEAAGSTDSPEYRAASDVFYARHVCRVQPMPAEVARTFAAIDDDPTVYHAMNGPTEFHVIGSLKDWSVIDRLERIQVPTLLISGRHDEATPACVEPFDRLIPDVRWRIFEESSHMPHVEEREACMATVAVFLAEVARG; from the coding sequence ATGCAGGTTCACGAAGGCTACGCCGATTTTCAAGGCCACCAGACCTGGTACCGGGTAACCGGTGATCTGGCCAGTGGGCGATTGCCGCTGGTGGTAGCCCATGGCGGTCCCGGTTGTACCCATGACTACGTCGACAGCTTCAAGGACCTGGCCGCCCAGGGCTGGCCGGTGGTGCATTACGACCAGCTCGGCAATGGCCGCTCCACGCACCTGCGCGGCATCGATCCGGGATTCTGGACGGTGGCGCTGTTCCTCGACGAGTTGAACAACCTGCTCCGGCACCTGGGGATCACCGAGTACGTGCTGCTTGGCCAATCCTGGGGCGGGATGCTCGCCGCTGAGCATGGGGTGCGCCAGCCCGCCGGATTGCGGGGGCTGATCATCGCCAACTCGCCGGCCTCCATGGCCTTGTGGCGGGCGGCGGCGGCGGAGTTGCGCGCCAAGCTGCCGCCCGAGGTGCAGGCCACCCTGGATAGGCACGAAGCCGCCGGCAGCACCGACTCGCCCGAGTACCGCGCCGCCAGTGACGTCTTCTATGCCCGCCACGTTTGCCGGGTGCAGCCGATGCCCGCCGAGGTAGCACGCACCTTCGCCGCCATCGACGACGATCCCACCGTCTATCACGCCATGAACGGTCCTACCGAATTCCATGTGATCGGCAGTCTCAAGGACTGGAGCGTGATCGACCGTCTGGAGCGGATCCAGGTCCCCACGCTGCTGATCTCCGGTCGCCATGACGAGGCCACCCCGGCCTGTGTGGAACCCTTCGACCGACTCATCCCGGATGTACGCTGGCGCATTTTCGAGGAGTCCAGCCATATGCCCCACGTGGAAGAGCGCGAAGCCTGCATGGCCACGGTGGCGGTTTTCTTGGCTGAGGTGGCGCGCGGCTAG
- a CDS encoding GTPase/DUF3482 domain-containing protein — protein sequence MSGPLRLALVGHTNVGKTSLLRTLTRDIDFGEVSHRPSTTRHVEGARLSVDGEALLELYDTPGLEDAIALRDYLEQLERPGERLDAATLLDRFLDSVEARQRFEQEAKVIRQLRSSDAGLYVIDAREPVLAKYRDELAVLAGCGRPLVPVLNFVAAEGHRADDWRATLARLGLHALVRFDSVAPPADGEARLYESLATLLESGRPALQRLIADHAEQAQRRHHEGVRLIAELLVDAAAARRSVAPGEAEVTAATAELRDALRTREQRCVEDLLRLFGFRPGDAHASDLPLLDGRWGDDLFNPETLRLLGIRLGGGVAAGAAAGVGLDLLAGGLTLGAATVLGALAGGLAQTGGHYGRRLFGKLRGGRELSIDDAVLRLLAVRQRQLLAALEARGHAAQGAIEVAAPDEQRWREGKLPPAVQVARAHPEWSALNPRPRLQADDRQTRIDEIADALDADV from the coding sequence ATGAGCGGCCCCCTGCGCCTGGCGCTGGTCGGGCATACCAACGTCGGCAAGACCTCCCTGCTGCGCACCCTGACTCGCGACATCGACTTCGGCGAGGTCTCCCATCGCCCCAGTACCACGCGGCATGTGGAGGGCGCGCGGCTGTCGGTGGACGGCGAAGCCCTGCTGGAGCTCTACGACACCCCCGGCCTGGAAGACGCCATCGCCCTGCGCGACTACCTGGAACAGCTGGAGCGACCCGGCGAACGCCTGGACGCCGCCACCCTGCTCGACCGTTTCCTCGACAGCGTGGAAGCCCGCCAGCGCTTCGAGCAGGAAGCCAAGGTGATCCGCCAGCTGCGTTCCTCCGATGCCGGCCTCTATGTGATCGATGCCCGCGAGCCGGTGCTGGCCAAGTACCGCGACGAACTGGCGGTGCTGGCCGGCTGCGGCCGCCCGCTGGTGCCGGTACTCAACTTCGTCGCCGCCGAGGGGCATCGCGCCGACGACTGGCGCGCCACCCTGGCCCGTCTCGGCCTGCACGCCCTGGTGCGCTTCGACAGCGTGGCACCGCCCGCGGACGGCGAGGCCCGCCTCTACGAAAGTCTGGCGACCCTGCTGGAAAGCGGCCGCCCGGCACTGCAACGCCTCATCGCCGACCATGCCGAACAGGCCCAACGGCGCCATCACGAAGGCGTACGCCTGATCGCCGAACTACTGGTGGACGCCGCTGCCGCCCGCCGCAGCGTGGCACCCGGCGAAGCCGAGGTGACAGCGGCGACGGCTGAACTGCGCGACGCCCTGCGCACCCGCGAGCAACGTTGCGTGGAAGACCTGCTGCGGCTGTTCGGCTTTCGGCCGGGCGACGCCCATGCCAGCGACCTGCCCCTGCTGGACGGGCGCTGGGGCGACGATCTGTTCAATCCGGAAACCCTGCGGCTGCTGGGCATTCGCCTGGGCGGTGGGGTGGCGGCTGGGGCAGCGGCCGGCGTCGGTCTCGACCTGCTCGCCGGCGGCCTGACCCTGGGCGCCGCCACGGTGCTGGGCGCCCTGGCCGGCGGCCTGGCGCAGACCGGCGGGCACTACGGCCGGCGCCTGTTCGGCAAGTTGCGCGGCGGTCGGGAGCTGTCCATCGACGATGCGGTGCTGCGGCTATTGGCCGTGCGCCAACGCCAGTTGCTGGCAGCCCTGGAAGCCCGCGGTCATGCCGCCCAGGGTGCCATCGAGGTCGCGGCGCCGGACGAACAACGCTGGCGGGAAGGCAAACTGCCGCCCGCCGTGCAGGTGGCCCGTGCCCACCCGGAATGGTCGGCGCTCAATCCGCGTCCGCGCCTGCAGGCCGACGACCGCCAGACCCGCATCGACGAGATCGCCGACGCCTTGGACGCGGACGTCTAG
- a CDS encoding DUF2868 domain-containing protein: protein MTATPPPAFDDLWLTEALRLTEEDSGPLEDAEANRQARAAGGAFETRLVTRAHLLAQRDGLLAARRRWRQGAVLAAWLLGIVALFCGAGLAAGALGDGSRPVNVFWALGSLLGLNLLSLAVWALGLLGGGRQLASPLARLWLWLSGRLARDARALYLGPALVGLLGRARLLPWALGGLVHGLWLLILGSALATLLALLSGRNYLFVWETTLLGSDTFVLLTQLLGALPQLLGFPLPDAASIAASGDAASPLDAARQAWAGWLLGVVLVYGLLPRLLLTLICLWRWRQGCRRLRLDVERPGYLRLRERLLPTSERLGVNDAAPAHLPVQDAGGLARTGDEALLVGIELTDHTWPPPLPEGVSDAGILDDGQGRRHLLEQLTRYPARRLLIACDPRRSPDRGTLALLAELSRCATATRVWLLPAPLGGKLDPVRLDDWRQALDALRLAHCEGDLEELAWLEANP from the coding sequence GTGACCGCTACTCCCCCTCCCGCCTTCGACGATCTCTGGCTGACCGAGGCCCTGCGCCTGACCGAGGAAGATAGCGGCCCCCTGGAAGATGCCGAGGCCAATCGCCAGGCGCGCGCGGCCGGGGGTGCTTTCGAGACCCGCCTCGTAACCCGCGCCCATCTGCTCGCCCAGCGGGACGGCCTCCTGGCCGCGCGACGCCGCTGGCGCCAGGGCGCGGTACTCGCCGCCTGGCTGTTGGGCATAGTGGCGCTGTTCTGCGGCGCCGGTCTCGCCGCCGGAGCCCTGGGTGACGGCAGCCGGCCGGTCAATGTCTTCTGGGCCCTGGGCAGCCTGCTCGGTCTGAACCTGCTCAGTCTCGCAGTCTGGGCCCTCGGGCTGCTGGGTGGCGGGCGGCAATTGGCTTCGCCGCTGGCGCGCCTATGGTTGTGGCTCTCCGGACGCCTGGCCCGGGATGCCCGGGCCCTGTACCTGGGCCCGGCGCTGGTCGGTCTGCTCGGGCGCGCACGCCTGCTGCCCTGGGCGCTGGGCGGCCTGGTCCACGGTCTCTGGCTGCTGATCCTCGGCAGTGCCCTGGCGACCCTGCTGGCGCTGTTGTCTGGACGCAACTATCTGTTCGTCTGGGAGACCACCCTGCTCGGCAGCGATACCTTCGTCTTGCTGACCCAGCTCCTGGGCGCCCTGCCCCAACTGCTCGGCTTTCCGCTGCCGGACGCCGCCAGCATCGCGGCCAGTGGCGATGCCGCCAGCCCTCTGGATGCGGCGCGGCAGGCCTGGGCCGGCTGGCTGCTGGGCGTGGTGCTGGTCTACGGTCTGCTGCCGCGCCTGCTGCTCACCCTCATCTGCCTGTGGCGCTGGCGCCAGGGATGCCGCCGCTTGCGCCTGGATGTGGAGCGCCCCGGCTATCTACGGCTGCGCGAGCGCTTGCTGCCCACCAGCGAACGCCTGGGCGTGAACGACGCAGCCCCCGCGCACCTGCCGGTACAGGATGCCGGTGGCCTGGCGCGTACCGGCGACGAAGCCCTGCTGGTGGGCATCGAACTCACCGACCACACCTGGCCGCCACCGCTGCCCGAGGGGGTGAGCGATGCCGGCATCCTCGACGACGGCCAGGGCCGCCGCCATCTGCTGGAACAACTGACCCGCTACCCGGCCCGCCGCCTGCTGATCGCCTGCGACCCACGGCGCTCGCCCGATCGCGGTACCCTCGCGCTCTTGGCGGAATTGTCGCGCTGCGCCACGGCGACCCGCGTCTGGCTGCTCCCCGCGCCCCTGGGCGGCAAGCTCGATCCGGTCCGCCTGGACGACTGGCGCCAGGCGCTGGATGCCCTGCGCCTGGCGCATTGCGAGGGCGATCTCGAAGAACTGGCCTGGCTGGAGGCGAATCCATGA
- a CDS encoding dihydrofolate reductase encodes MKTSLPLSLIVAVAENGVIGIENRLPWHLPAELKYFKAVTLGKPLVMGRKTWDSLGRPLPGRLNLVVSRQTDLLAEGAEVRSSLSTAVERAEAWAREREAGEIMLIGGAQLFAEALPVAQRLYLTRVALAPEGDVFFPEWDERDWQLVSRQEHPAEKGRPAYACEVWERRG; translated from the coding sequence ATGAAAACCTCTCTTCCCCTGAGCCTGATCGTCGCCGTGGCCGAAAACGGTGTCATCGGCATCGAAAACCGCCTCCCCTGGCATCTGCCGGCGGAGCTCAAATACTTCAAGGCCGTGACCCTCGGCAAGCCGCTGGTCATGGGCCGCAAGACCTGGGACTCCCTTGGCCGCCCGCTACCGGGACGGCTGAATCTGGTGGTCTCCCGTCAGACTGATCTGCTGGCCGAAGGTGCCGAAGTTCGCTCTTCGCTGTCCACTGCGGTGGAGCGCGCCGAGGCCTGGGCACGCGAGCGCGAGGCAGGCGAGATCATGCTGATCGGTGGCGCCCAGTTGTTCGCCGAGGCTCTGCCGGTGGCGCAACGTCTCTACCTGACCCGCGTCGCCCTGGCGCCGGAGGGGGATGTGTTCTTTCCGGAGTGGGATGAACGCGATTGGCAACTCGTCTCGCGGCAGGAGCATCCGGCCGAGAAGGGTCGTCCGGCCTATGCCTGCGAGGTGTGGGAGAGGCGGGGGTGA
- a CDS encoding APC family permease: MTLTTTVQNAPAGHHFDRLKGNSVGLAGVLFMVIATASPITAMVGNVPISVGFGNGQYTPAGYVVATLILTLFAIGYAQMARHISATGAFYGFITHGLGPVAGLACGVTVTLTYVVFEPAIVGIFAFFAADLVKELSGLQLSWLWFAAFLLLAGGVLSYFEIALAAKVLGVCLILEVLMLTLLSGAVLFAGGGPAGLVPESLNPARAFEAAAGVSGASAGIGLFFAFWSWVGFESSAMYSEESRNPRRNIPIAVIFSALGVGLFYVFVSWMVVAANGPAEAIRIAQDPATAANLFFDPTRRFLGDWAVSLFKVLIVTGTFACALAFHNCAARYLYALGRENLLPGTAAALGRTHSQHGSPHRASTVQTVLASVIVLLFFAAGKDPYADLFTLLGLLGTLGILVVQALCAFAVIVYFHRVPGPHQQDKHWFKTLLAPLLGGLGLVYVVDLLFTNMTFAAGNAAQSTLFQLIPWIIAASLLAGALLALYFRRNDPARYRLIGQLVRAEP, from the coding sequence ATGACACTCACCACCACTGTACAGAACGCACCCGCAGGGCATCACTTCGATCGCCTGAAGGGCAACTCGGTCGGCCTGGCCGGCGTGCTCTTCATGGTCATCGCCACGGCTTCGCCGATCACCGCCATGGTCGGCAACGTGCCCATCTCGGTCGGCTTCGGCAACGGCCAGTACACCCCGGCCGGCTATGTAGTGGCCACCCTGATCCTCACCCTGTTCGCCATCGGCTATGCGCAGATGGCTCGGCACATCTCCGCCACCGGGGCCTTCTACGGCTTCATCACCCACGGGCTGGGACCGGTGGCAGGTCTCGCCTGCGGGGTCACGGTGACTCTTACCTACGTCGTCTTCGAACCGGCCATCGTCGGCATCTTCGCCTTCTTCGCCGCCGACCTGGTCAAGGAGCTCAGCGGCCTGCAGCTGTCCTGGCTGTGGTTCGCCGCCTTCCTGCTGCTGGCCGGTGGGGTACTCAGCTACTTCGAGATCGCCCTGGCGGCCAAGGTGCTGGGCGTCTGTCTGATCCTCGAGGTGCTGATGCTCACGCTCCTCTCCGGTGCGGTACTGTTCGCCGGCGGTGGTCCCGCTGGACTGGTGCCCGAGTCGCTGAATCCGGCGCGGGCCTTCGAGGCGGCGGCGGGTGTCTCCGGGGCAAGCGCCGGCATCGGCCTGTTCTTCGCCTTCTGGTCGTGGGTCGGTTTCGAATCCTCGGCCATGTACAGCGAGGAGTCGCGCAATCCGCGGCGCAACATTCCCATCGCGGTGATCTTCTCAGCCCTGGGCGTGGGACTGTTCTACGTCTTCGTGTCCTGGATGGTGGTGGCCGCCAACGGCCCCGCCGAAGCGATCCGCATCGCCCAGGACCCGGCCACCGCGGCGAATCTATTCTTCGATCCCACCCGACGCTTCCTGGGTGACTGGGCGGTATCGCTGTTCAAGGTGTTGATCGTCACCGGCACCTTCGCCTGCGCCCTGGCCTTCCACAATTGCGCGGCGCGCTATCTCTATGCCTTGGGGCGCGAGAATCTGCTGCCGGGCACGGCCGCCGCCCTGGGTCGGACCCATAGCCAGCACGGCTCGCCGCACCGCGCCTCCACGGTGCAGACGGTACTGGCCAGCGTGATCGTGTTGCTGTTCTTCGCCGCCGGCAAGGATCCCTATGCGGACCTCTTCACCCTGCTGGGACTGCTCGGCACCCTGGGTATCCTGGTGGTCCAGGCCCTCTGTGCCTTCGCGGTGATCGTCTACTTCCATCGGGTACCAGGGCCGCACCAACAGGACAAGCACTGGTTCAAGACCCTGCTGGCTCCGCTGCTGGGCGGCCTGGGACTGGTCTATGTGGTGGATCTGCTGTTCACCAACATGACCTTCGCCGCCGGCAACGCCGCCCAATCGACACTGTTCCAGTTGATCCCCTGGATCATCGCCGCCAGCCTGTTGGCCGGCGCTCTGCTGGCGCTGTACTTCCGCCGCAACGATCCGGCCCGCTATCGCCTCATCGGCCAGTTGGTTCGCGCCGAGCCCTAA